A window of Candidatus Eisenbacteria bacterium contains these coding sequences:
- a CDS encoding tetratricopeptide repeat protein, giving the protein MRPTRDSRLTASNATALAAAALALVILSSCAYYNTFFLARRNYNNATNGLPYAVDKGGSSALTQSGTTANVVPQYNKAIDYSKKVMGVYAKSKWVDDAYLMWAKSLIGKDDPGQAIELLEEFPLRYPESSLRREAAFYRALALRHSRKYATSLGAFDDFLASAPKHDLTPYAHLERSRVLLSLDRPLDAAEAASRVVEGWPKHLLRERALQARAEGLLTGRQTDKARADFAELGRRADNDDDRFTFLLREVDCYEAARDWNGALGLLRGAIGYEREPALVDTAAATAGFGGTSNRQAERWGRLKLRIGTVLAQSGNRDGALESFNDVIARYWRQPLAAEAQFRVGYVFETVADDFERAREEYGKVRLQSPSSSFVGQASQRDAQLARLAQYRNSTGSDSSVRIAEAALMRAELYLFQLDKPDRALEEYSKLASDLKGTPWEAKAMTAEAWVLRNKLDQPKRADSLWWEVVRHHPETEAQLAARDYLEESGIQVPDSLIKLPPVPSHADTVKDLLPPPAPTPTAMDRRQMMADSLLRSGYGRSLYGSPDTPAARFDSLGRLVPPGMLMLDPSRGLPARFRPDSLDRSSRDSLAVSSPPVPVAPSAPDSSLTGPPAPANKP; this is encoded by the coding sequence GTGCGGCCGACCCGCGACTCGAGACTCACCGCATCGAATGCGACGGCACTTGCGGCGGCAGCGCTCGCGCTCGTGATCCTGTCTTCGTGTGCCTACTACAACACCTTCTTCCTGGCGCGCCGCAACTACAACAACGCCACGAACGGGCTGCCGTACGCGGTCGACAAGGGTGGCTCGAGCGCGCTCACGCAGAGCGGCACCACCGCGAATGTCGTGCCGCAGTACAACAAGGCGATCGACTACTCGAAGAAGGTGATGGGCGTCTACGCCAAGTCCAAGTGGGTCGACGATGCCTATCTGATGTGGGCGAAGTCGCTGATCGGCAAGGACGACCCGGGTCAGGCGATCGAGCTGCTCGAGGAGTTTCCGTTGCGCTACCCCGAGAGCTCGCTGAGACGCGAAGCGGCGTTCTATCGCGCCCTCGCACTGCGTCACTCGCGCAAGTACGCAACCTCGCTCGGCGCCTTTGACGACTTCCTCGCCTCGGCACCCAAGCACGACCTGACGCCTTACGCGCATCTCGAGCGGTCGCGTGTGCTGCTGTCGCTCGATCGCCCGCTCGACGCGGCCGAGGCCGCGAGTCGTGTCGTCGAAGGCTGGCCCAAGCACCTGCTTCGCGAGCGGGCATTGCAGGCACGCGCTGAGGGTTTGCTGACCGGCCGGCAGACCGACAAGGCACGCGCGGACTTTGCCGAGCTGGGCCGCCGGGCGGACAACGACGACGATCGCTTCACCTTCCTGTTGCGCGAAGTCGACTGCTACGAAGCGGCGCGCGACTGGAATGGAGCACTCGGACTGCTGCGCGGCGCGATCGGCTACGAGCGCGAGCCGGCGCTGGTCGACACCGCCGCGGCGACGGCCGGCTTCGGCGGTACCAGCAATCGGCAGGCGGAGCGATGGGGTCGCCTCAAACTGCGAATCGGCACGGTGTTGGCCCAGAGCGGCAATCGCGACGGAGCCCTCGAGTCTTTCAACGACGTGATCGCGCGCTACTGGCGCCAGCCGCTCGCGGCCGAGGCGCAGTTTCGCGTGGGCTACGTGTTCGAGACGGTCGCGGACGACTTCGAACGCGCTCGCGAAGAGTATGGAAAGGTGCGCCTGCAGTCGCCGTCGTCGTCGTTCGTCGGCCAGGCGTCCCAGCGCGACGCTCAGCTGGCGAGACTCGCGCAGTACCGGAACTCGACCGGCAGCGACTCGTCGGTTCGTATCGCAGAGGCGGCGCTGATGCGCGCCGAGCTCTACTTGTTCCAGCTCGACAAGCCGGATCGAGCACTCGAGGAATACTCCAAGCTCGCTTCCGACCTCAAGGGAACGCCGTGGGAAGCGAAGGCGATGACGGCCGAAGCGTGGGTGCTTCGCAACAAGCTCGATCAACCCAAACGCGCCGACTCTCTGTGGTGGGAGGTGGTGCGCCATCACCCCGAAACCGAAGCGCAACTCGCTGCGCGTGACTATCTCGAGGAGTCCGGGATCCAGGTGCCCGATTCGCTGATCAAACTGCCTCCGGTGCCTTCGCACGCCGACACGGTCAAGGACCTGCTCCCGCCCCCGGCGCCCACGCCGACCGCAATGGACCGCCGCCAGATGATGGCGGACTCGCTGCTGCGTTCGGGCTACGGCCGCTCGCTGTACGGAAGCCCGGACACGCCCGCGGCGCGATTCGATTCGCTCGGGCGGCTCGTGCCGCCGGGCATGCTGATGCTCGATCCTTCACGCGGGCTGCCGGCGCGATTCCGTCCAGACTCTCTGGATCGCTCGTCGCGTGATTCGCTCGCCGTCAGTTCGCCGCCCGTACCCGTTGCACCGAGCGCCCCCGACTCGAGCCTCACGGGTCCACCGGCTCCCGCGAACAAACCATGA
- a CDS encoding intradiol ring-cleavage dioxygenase, which translates to MHDDDVPVGRLFTRREVLTLLGVTAGSLAAGMPFDPLARSQAEGLPRCIVRPEQTEGPFFIDERLSRSDIRTDPSTGALSAGARLDLAFDVTRLSGATCRAVPGARVDVWHCDARGAYSDVADSEFDTAGQKFLRGHQLTNAEGRARFTTIYPGWYRGRAVHIHFKVRTEPDAARGHEFTSQVYFDDAVTDRVHKLAPYAARGVRELRNSRDGLFRQGGSQLLIAPTRSRAGYEATFALALDLG; encoded by the coding sequence ATGCACGATGACGATGTTCCGGTAGGAAGGCTGTTCACCCGCCGCGAAGTGCTCACGCTGCTCGGAGTGACCGCGGGCTCGCTGGCCGCCGGGATGCCGTTCGATCCGCTCGCTCGCTCGCAAGCCGAGGGGCTGCCGCGCTGCATCGTTCGCCCCGAACAGACCGAGGGCCCCTTCTTCATCGACGAACGCCTCTCGCGCTCGGACATCCGCACCGATCCTTCGACCGGGGCGTTGAGCGCTGGAGCGCGACTCGATCTCGCGTTCGACGTCACGCGGCTGTCCGGCGCGACGTGCCGGGCGGTGCCGGGCGCGCGGGTCGACGTGTGGCACTGCGACGCACGCGGCGCATACTCGGACGTGGCGGACTCCGAGTTCGACACTGCGGGGCAGAAGTTCCTCCGTGGTCATCAACTCACGAATGCCGAGGGTCGTGCGCGCTTCACGACCATCTATCCTGGCTGGTACCGCGGGCGCGCGGTGCACATCCATTTCAAGGTGCGCACCGAACCCGACGCAGCGCGCGGACACGAGTTCACGAGTCAGGTCTACTTCGACGACGCAGTGACCGACCGCGTCCACAAGCTCGCGCCCTACGCCGCGCGCGGTGTACGCGAGTTGCGGAACTCGCGCGACGGGCTGTTTCGGCAGGGCGGGTCGCAGCTCCTCATCGCCCCGACCCGGTCACGGGCCGGCTACGAGGCGACCTTCGCGCTCGCGCTGGATCTGGGCTAG
- a CDS encoding VCBS repeat-containing protein translates to MLSTGRTPEQPSFEMDFKVVTWRWRVPGSWVVIASLGLALASPAITRAASFEPTVIYPILGDVATGSPVVGDLDEDGRLDVVGQDRTLPGVALWMSSAAGPLVEGPHLAISGCVSFKLARVDSDAHLDLVVMRSAPSPRVEVFRGLGNGNFMPGVESLLTTLPAGWCVGEVTGDASLDLVAVGTASFDILSGNGSGGFTPLSTTQIPAGYGPSVVADLNGDAQSEIVLSRARYDDGAATVLVVRDDVISGWVVDQSLPGPACLSISFTVRDLDMDNRPDILVASECGGAELYWNQGDGTFGATTLALEANPDSLLAAKAAQAAGAPLFWNGSEAAGDAELLLNAADEPWVPADLDGDGRPELVRTARSVGGRLGTARIRADRSVAEFFDGALGGNVENRYGAVRLAAGDADGDGREEVFALLPEPPGGGIFKGLAVVTRRRGAHVSLPELYAIPATDSLIGIGDVSPTPGPELVFRGPGGVRVTRERPDGDLDPFEILRPDVRGALPPFSGGGHRLIALSNGTITTLEKLIGSGMTTMLGSIAAPAVIASGDLNGDGLTDVIAHTLSGGVTPFLGQSGGGFTTAATLEVPGDGWGTAFSLGDLDRDGHDELIVGVDGPGVDGIDSLVVYGLAGSSVFQRNRAITFGPFSDNHGPLHPSFVAVAEFSGDSRPDLLLNLGGPGHSNLRLLVQLADGSFDFRASPGRIDSEGYPTPAYGDLDGDGDLDVASTGLFDGYSSALRIGFNDGSGGEAGNFFTFLPTYYTREAYVGDLDSDGAGDVAAWVALTASSSPSVVIAHGKPQNFPTAVRFHWLEATAGSRGVHLRWGYQADPGTLMTLERWSDSSWNIADTQVASGSGSAEFTDSHAASGASHRYRVLYVVNGKSLTSPEVVVTLRRQAITLRVLDSARSSSSLRLALDSLQPGPARLDLFDVGGRRIAELRMHATAPSQTVDWSLPGSMASGLYWISLDQSGERVSTRVAIAK, encoded by the coding sequence GTGCTTTCGACCGGGAGGACGCCGGAGCAGCCGTCGTTCGAAATGGACTTCAAGGTTGTTACATGGCGCTGGCGGGTTCCGGGATCGTGGGTCGTGATCGCCTCGCTCGGGCTCGCGCTGGCCTCGCCGGCGATCACCCGCGCGGCCTCGTTCGAGCCCACCGTCATCTACCCGATTCTCGGCGATGTCGCTACTGGCTCGCCCGTGGTCGGCGACCTCGACGAGGACGGCCGCCTCGACGTCGTCGGACAGGATCGCACGCTGCCCGGCGTCGCGCTGTGGATGAGCTCCGCAGCTGGACCGCTCGTCGAGGGTCCGCACCTCGCGATCTCGGGATGCGTGAGCTTCAAGCTCGCGCGCGTCGACAGCGATGCACACTTGGACCTCGTGGTCATGCGATCGGCTCCCTCGCCGAGAGTCGAAGTGTTTCGCGGGCTCGGTAACGGCAACTTCATGCCGGGAGTCGAATCGCTGCTCACCACCCTCCCGGCGGGATGGTGTGTCGGCGAGGTCACCGGCGACGCGAGCCTCGACCTGGTCGCAGTCGGCACGGCCTCGTTCGATATTTTGAGCGGCAACGGAAGCGGAGGCTTCACACCCCTGAGCACCACGCAGATTCCCGCCGGCTACGGCCCGTCGGTCGTCGCGGATCTGAATGGCGACGCGCAGTCGGAGATCGTACTGAGCCGCGCCCGCTATGACGACGGGGCTGCGACCGTGTTGGTCGTTCGCGACGACGTGATCTCGGGATGGGTCGTCGATCAGTCGCTGCCGGGGCCCGCCTGTCTCTCGATCTCGTTCACGGTGCGCGACCTCGACATGGACAACCGCCCCGACATTCTCGTCGCCAGCGAATGCGGCGGCGCGGAGCTCTACTGGAATCAGGGCGACGGAACATTTGGCGCGACAACGCTGGCGCTCGAGGCGAACCCCGACTCGCTGCTGGCGGCGAAGGCAGCGCAAGCCGCGGGCGCTCCGCTGTTCTGGAACGGTTCCGAGGCGGCAGGAGACGCGGAGCTGCTGCTGAATGCCGCGGACGAGCCGTGGGTTCCCGCGGATCTCGATGGAGATGGCCGCCCCGAGCTGGTACGTACCGCGCGCAGCGTGGGCGGTCGCCTGGGCACGGCGCGCATCCGCGCGGATCGATCCGTGGCCGAGTTCTTCGACGGAGCACTGGGCGGCAACGTGGAGAACCGATACGGCGCCGTGCGACTCGCAGCCGGCGATGCAGACGGAGACGGTCGCGAGGAGGTCTTCGCGCTCCTGCCGGAGCCGCCCGGCGGCGGCATCTTCAAGGGACTCGCGGTCGTGACTCGCAGGCGCGGGGCTCACGTCAGCCTGCCCGAGCTCTACGCGATTCCCGCGACCGACTCGCTGATCGGAATCGGCGACGTGAGCCCGACGCCGGGGCCGGAACTAGTGTTCCGTGGCCCGGGAGGCGTGCGCGTCACGCGCGAACGTCCGGACGGCGATCTGGATCCGTTCGAAATCCTTCGCCCCGATGTTCGCGGTGCGTTGCCGCCGTTTTCGGGCGGGGGTCACCGGCTGATTGCGCTGAGCAACGGAACGATCACGACACTTGAGAAACTGATTGGCAGTGGCATGACGACGATGCTCGGATCGATCGCCGCTCCGGCCGTGATCGCCTCAGGAGATCTGAATGGCGATGGACTCACCGATGTGATCGCGCACACGCTGAGCGGCGGTGTCACTCCGTTCCTCGGCCAGTCGGGCGGTGGCTTCACGACGGCCGCCACGCTCGAGGTGCCTGGAGACGGTTGGGGAACCGCGTTTTCGCTCGGCGACCTCGATCGCGACGGACACGACGAGCTGATCGTGGGTGTCGATGGCCCCGGTGTGGATGGGATCGATTCTCTCGTGGTCTACGGTCTCGCCGGAAGCTCGGTGTTCCAGCGCAACCGTGCGATCACCTTTGGACCGTTCTCCGACAATCACGGTCCACTCCACCCTTCCTTCGTCGCAGTCGCGGAGTTCAGCGGCGACTCACGCCCCGACTTGTTGCTGAATCTCGGCGGTCCCGGTCACAGCAATCTTCGACTGCTGGTGCAGCTCGCCGACGGCTCATTCGACTTCCGCGCCTCGCCCGGACGGATCGACTCGGAAGGCTATCCCACGCCAGCCTATGGCGATCTCGATGGAGATGGCGACCTGGACGTCGCGTCGACCGGGCTGTTCGATGGCTACAGCTCGGCGCTGCGCATTGGTTTCAACGACGGCTCGGGCGGCGAGGCCGGCAACTTCTTCACGTTTCTGCCGACCTACTACACGCGTGAGGCCTACGTCGGAGATCTCGACTCCGACGGCGCCGGCGACGTCGCGGCGTGGGTCGCACTGACCGCCAGCAGCAGCCCCAGTGTCGTCATCGCTCACGGCAAGCCACAGAACTTCCCGACCGCCGTCCGGTTCCACTGGCTCGAAGCGACTGCAGGCTCGCGCGGCGTTCATCTGCGCTGGGGCTACCAGGCGGACCCGGGAACCCTCATGACGCTCGAGCGCTGGTCGGATTCGAGCTGGAACATTGCCGATACGCAGGTGGCCTCGGGCTCAGGAAGTGCCGAGTTCACGGATTCCCATGCTGCTTCGGGAGCAAGCCATCGATATCGCGTGCTGTACGTGGTGAATGGCAAGTCGCTCACGAGCCCCGAAGTCGTCGTGACGCTCAGGCGGCAGGCGATCACGCTGCGCGTCCTCGATAGCGCCCGGTCGAGCAGTTCGCTTCGACTCGCGCTCGACTCTCTGCAGCCTGGTCCTGCGCGACTCGATTTGTTCGATGTCGGCGGTCGGCGGATCGCCGAGCTTCGAATGCACGCCACAGCTCCGAGCCAGACCGTCGATTGGTCGCTCCCGGGATCGATGGCGTCAGGGCTCTACTGGATCTCGCTCGATCAGTCGGGCGAACGTGTCAGCACCAGGGTCGCAATCGCGAAGTAA
- the pyrF gene encoding orotidine-5'-phosphate decarboxylase, with translation MTEIAIAFDVPSIAAALALDERLGPGPEYAKVGLELFVAEGPAAIRAIKERGRRVFLDLKLHDIPNTVRGAAASAARHGADLLTVHAPGGAAMVSAAVEGIESAGGSTKVVAVTLLTSLDTDSLPPGFEKPFFKDLVIERLLRLSLTAGAHGIVCAAPDLEAVRACYREPFFAVTPGIRPAGGAAQDQARVATITEAVRLGSSLLVLGRAVTGAADPRAALEAARAERDAAVGSLAG, from the coding sequence ATGACCGAGATCGCCATCGCGTTCGACGTACCGTCGATAGCGGCCGCACTCGCGCTCGATGAGCGGCTGGGGCCCGGCCCCGAATACGCGAAAGTGGGTCTCGAGCTGTTCGTGGCCGAGGGACCTGCTGCAATCCGCGCCATCAAAGAACGCGGACGACGCGTGTTTCTCGACCTCAAGCTGCACGACATTCCGAACACCGTGCGCGGCGCCGCCGCTTCGGCCGCACGCCACGGCGCCGATCTGCTGACGGTGCATGCTCCCGGCGGCGCGGCGATGGTGTCGGCGGCGGTCGAGGGAATCGAGTCCGCGGGAGGGAGCACCAAGGTCGTGGCCGTAACGCTGCTCACCAGTCTCGACACCGACAGCCTGCCGCCCGGCTTCGAGAAGCCGTTCTTCAAGGACCTGGTGATCGAGCGGTTGCTGCGCCTGTCGCTGACCGCAGGTGCCCACGGCATCGTATGCGCGGCACCCGATCTGGAAGCGGTGCGCGCGTGCTATCGAGAGCCGTTCTTCGCCGTGACCCCCGGCATTCGCCCGGCCGGCGGTGCTGCTCAGGATCAGGCGCGCGTCGCCACCATCACCGAAGCGGTGCGGCTCGGCTCGAGCTTGCTGGTGCTGGGCCGCGCCGTGACCGGCGCCGCAGATCCACGCGCCGCACTCGAGGCCGCACGCGCCGAGCGCGATGCGGCGGTCGGGAGTCTGGCGGGCTGA
- a CDS encoding T9SS type A sorting domain-containing protein, translated as MNPQPAAHASARSSRLLERVGLWRFVVRTFMASHRARSASARPRAGRGRIASFVLALAIASSSAEARAETDWSDLFARGSVYELGHDGPIEFADLNGDGLSELIGPCSEHGLSIRDGLRGARFGEAHHSATPHPFGPFVLVDTNDDDALDLVGCGTNGSGLVIGLGNGRGGFTRWHVELPDIEADLISVGDLNEDGRPEFAIASRQDSTVHIVRLANGGALSIVQSIDLGGSITCLRIESSRVPEGICLFVGLALESVGARGSILQYRRNSSGDLFLSARASMEWAPTMLRFVDLLGNSQLQVAVDDGEYSRLFEIETSGAIGAQILRRDVELWPGIQNLDSFEGCELLSTSGNRWYRHYLAVSEPTSSLEALPRFHIQLPDPLQTVLAASAIDLDRDGQKDLIVRTSDWRGHFVQVIRSLGPRNYETTIVQPGPDNVGANFRARLDHDRRDELVFWTTSHLAVATLSSDGSLGPARYLAPSLPSTRAGEAPPTFFRDLDGDGTDDLISGNAHVLELARCDGNGRLESPCYLEWPDLISVGDFDGVNGCDLLFVTAHAALAVARNVGDGNFMNPVVVTDPMPNALREQPFVLRCADLDNDGREEVVILSGQTPCSEGTAATDSLRVLTWADGRLVTRSHSRVFDCSSPSMSSGVRKATDLHILDLDHRGDLDLVFLTRAEYSPLVYSLIANESGGYSLGGESGGSGEYCQQLVSGDFDRDGNADLIVPAHLEGSSPYNTVLTADANGAFHRVWHWELGEVGNTNMVAGDFNGDGGTDIVTMHYHPWWHAWTNQTSSVGVMWGRAPDLTTPTLASLVTSETRPDAVVLKWYVADANSAQMSVLRRDADGSTHSLGSPSAEGGGLYGSEDHSVQPGGRYSYRLRVGELLAAYESAEIEITVPRPELRLARAFPNPATGSVNLRFSPGRPGPIALDLLDLAGRRVASQSLVADDYSEQRVRFELETSLPAGLYWLRLSQGVATATMKLAIVK; from the coding sequence GTGAACCCGCAGCCCGCCGCTCACGCGAGCGCCCGATCCTCGCGCCTGCTCGAGCGCGTGGGGCTGTGGCGGTTCGTAGTGCGGACGTTCATGGCGAGCCATCGCGCCCGATCCGCATCCGCGCGACCGCGAGCGGGACGCGGGCGAATCGCATCCTTCGTGCTTGCGCTCGCGATTGCATCGTCGTCGGCCGAGGCTCGAGCAGAGACCGACTGGAGCGATCTGTTCGCCCGCGGCTCGGTCTACGAACTGGGACACGATGGACCGATCGAGTTTGCCGACTTGAACGGAGACGGGCTCAGCGAATTGATCGGACCATGTTCGGAACACGGACTGTCGATTCGAGATGGACTTCGGGGCGCCCGCTTCGGCGAAGCACACCACAGCGCCACCCCGCACCCTTTCGGGCCCTTCGTGCTCGTCGACACGAATGACGACGACGCGCTGGATCTGGTCGGCTGCGGTACGAACGGTTCGGGGCTCGTGATCGGGCTGGGCAATGGTCGTGGTGGCTTCACCCGATGGCATGTCGAGCTACCCGATATCGAAGCCGACTTGATCTCGGTCGGCGATCTCAACGAGGACGGGCGTCCGGAGTTTGCCATCGCGTCGCGTCAGGACTCGACAGTTCACATCGTTCGCTTGGCGAATGGCGGCGCGCTGTCGATCGTTCAGTCGATTGACTTGGGAGGCTCGATCACCTGCCTGAGGATCGAATCAAGCCGCGTTCCCGAGGGAATCTGCCTGTTCGTGGGGCTCGCTCTGGAGTCCGTAGGTGCGCGTGGATCGATTCTGCAGTACCGCCGGAACTCGTCGGGTGACCTCTTTCTCAGCGCTCGAGCATCGATGGAATGGGCTCCAACCATGCTCAGGTTCGTAGACTTGCTCGGCAACAGCCAGCTCCAGGTCGCGGTCGATGACGGCGAATACTCACGGCTGTTCGAGATTGAGACTTCCGGGGCGATCGGCGCGCAGATCTTGCGGCGCGATGTCGAACTGTGGCCAGGCATCCAGAATCTCGACTCGTTCGAAGGCTGCGAACTTCTCAGCACTTCCGGCAACCGCTGGTACCGACACTATCTCGCTGTCTCGGAGCCGACATCGAGCCTCGAGGCACTGCCGCGCTTCCACATCCAGCTCCCCGATCCTCTCCAGACAGTCCTCGCGGCAAGCGCCATCGATCTGGACCGCGATGGTCAGAAGGATCTCATCGTGCGAACGTCGGATTGGCGTGGGCATTTCGTACAGGTCATTCGATCGCTGGGACCCCGCAACTACGAGACGACGATCGTCCAGCCCGGGCCAGACAACGTTGGCGCAAACTTTCGGGCACGCCTGGATCACGACCGACGAGACGAGCTGGTGTTCTGGACGACTTCCCATCTTGCTGTTGCAACCCTCAGCAGTGACGGCTCGCTTGGTCCCGCGCGCTATCTGGCGCCTTCGTTGCCATCGACTCGCGCCGGAGAGGCTCCGCCTACCTTCTTCCGCGACCTTGATGGCGACGGCACTGATGACCTGATCTCAGGAAATGCTCACGTGCTCGAGCTCGCTCGCTGCGATGGAAATGGCCGGCTCGAGTCGCCTTGCTACCTCGAGTGGCCCGACCTGATCAGTGTCGGTGACTTCGATGGAGTCAACGGCTGCGACCTGCTGTTCGTGACAGCGCACGCGGCGCTCGCCGTCGCTCGCAATGTTGGCGATGGCAATTTCATGAACCCAGTCGTGGTAACGGACCCGATGCCGAACGCGCTGCGTGAGCAGCCCTTCGTGCTTCGATGCGCCGATCTCGATAACGACGGCCGGGAGGAGGTCGTGATCTTGAGTGGCCAGACCCCCTGCAGCGAAGGGACGGCAGCAACCGACTCGCTGCGCGTGCTGACCTGGGCAGATGGCCGACTGGTGACCCGCTCCCACTCGAGGGTCTTTGACTGCTCGAGTCCGTCAATGAGTTCGGGAGTGCGGAAGGCAACCGATCTTCACATCCTCGATCTCGACCATCGAGGAGATCTCGACCTTGTGTTTCTCACCCGCGCCGAGTACTCCCCGCTCGTCTACAGCCTGATCGCCAATGAGAGTGGCGGCTACTCGCTTGGAGGGGAATCGGGGGGGTCCGGCGAGTACTGCCAGCAACTCGTCTCGGGGGATTTCGACCGCGACGGCAACGCGGACCTGATCGTGCCGGCTCATTTGGAGGGAAGCTCGCCGTACAACACCGTGCTCACCGCCGATGCAAATGGCGCATTTCACCGCGTCTGGCATTGGGAACTCGGCGAAGTCGGCAACACGAACATGGTCGCCGGTGACTTCAACGGAGATGGAGGAACCGACATCGTGACGATGCACTACCACCCATGGTGGCACGCCTGGACGAATCAGACTTCGAGCGTCGGCGTGATGTGGGGCCGCGCTCCGGATCTCACCACCCCCACCCTCGCCTCGCTCGTCACCAGCGAGACACGTCCCGATGCGGTCGTGCTGAAGTGGTACGTCGCCGATGCGAACTCGGCTCAGATGTCGGTTCTGCGTCGCGACGCTGATGGCTCGACACACTCGCTCGGCTCGCCGAGTGCCGAGGGCGGCGGGCTCTACGGGTCCGAGGACCACAGCGTTCAGCCCGGGGGCCGCTACTCCTATCGGCTGCGCGTGGGAGAGCTGCTCGCCGCGTACGAATCAGCCGAGATCGAGATCACGGTCCCGCGGCCTGAGCTAAGGCTCGCGCGCGCCTTCCCGAATCCCGCCACCGGCTCGGTCAACCTACGCTTCTCGCCCGGCAGGCCCGGCCCGATCGCGCTCGACCTGCTCGATCTCGCGGGTCGCCGTGTGGCCTCGCAAAGCCTGGTCGCGGATGACTACTCGGAGCAGAGGGTGCGATTCGAACTCGAGACTTCGCTTCCCGCGGGGCTCTATTGGTTGCGACTCTCGCAGGGGGTCGCGACCGCCACCATGAAATTGGCGATCGTGAAGTAA
- a CDS encoding dihydroorotate dehydrogenase translates to MSATRTPRLTTRIGSLVLSNPILTASGTFGYGDEYAHVVELSALGAVITKTVTVEPRAGNAPTRIAETPAGMLNSIGLENVGLARYRAEKLPKLRKLGAHVIVSVGGETTNELVRLLEALGDERDLAGFEINFSCPNVSRGGARYWAVPRRLERTMKRLRGLTRHVLIAKLSPDVTSVGDLAIACEQGGADAVTAVNTFVGMAVDLDQRRSKLNRATGGVSGPAIKPLALARCHEAARAVRIPVIGSGGIMNARDALEFIAVGATAVQVGTASFVRPRAAQEVLEDLRSQLTLRGIKSIDEWRGCLMDALRPSANGRPARAEVAR, encoded by the coding sequence ATGAGCGCCACCCGGACTCCGCGGTTGACCACACGCATTGGCTCGCTGGTGCTGAGCAATCCGATCCTGACCGCGTCGGGCACCTTCGGCTACGGCGACGAGTACGCGCACGTGGTGGAACTGAGCGCACTCGGTGCGGTGATCACCAAGACCGTGACCGTCGAACCGCGGGCCGGCAACGCGCCCACGCGCATCGCCGAGACGCCGGCGGGAATGCTGAACTCGATCGGACTCGAGAACGTCGGACTCGCGCGCTACCGCGCCGAGAAGCTCCCCAAGCTGCGGAAGCTCGGCGCTCACGTGATCGTGTCGGTTGGCGGCGAGACCACGAACGAACTGGTGCGCCTGTTGGAGGCGCTGGGTGACGAACGCGATCTGGCCGGTTTCGAGATCAACTTCTCGTGTCCAAACGTATCGCGCGGTGGCGCGCGGTACTGGGCGGTACCGCGACGACTCGAGCGCACCATGAAGCGGCTGCGCGGACTGACGCGTCATGTGCTGATTGCGAAGCTGTCCCCGGACGTCACATCGGTGGGAGACCTCGCGATCGCGTGCGAGCAAGGCGGTGCCGACGCGGTCACCGCGGTAAACACCTTCGTCGGCATGGCGGTCGATCTCGACCAGCGGCGATCGAAGCTCAATCGCGCGACCGGCGGAGTGTCGGGGCCCGCGATCAAGCCACTCGCACTGGCGCGCTGTCATGAGGCCGCACGAGCGGTGCGCATTCCGGTGATCGGCTCGGGCGGCATCATGAATGCGCGAGACGCGCTCGAGTTCATCGCGGTCGGCGCCACTGCCGTTCAGGTGGGTACGGCGAGCTTCGTGCGACCCCGCGCCGCGCAGGAAGTGCTCGAAGACCTGCGGAGTCAGCTCACGCTGCGTGGGATCAAGTCGATCGATGAGTGGCGGGGCTGCTTGATGGACGCTCTGCGTCCGAGCGCAAACGGTCGGCCTGCACGCGCGGAAGTTGCCCGATGA
- a CDS encoding sigma-70 family RNA polymerase sigma factor, with protein sequence MRRIAGSGTLPGMNATPERSSSGEAGHEADLIRSAQRGDQAAFAELVRRYQRTVYRCAYALTRSTADADDLSQETFVRAYRALDRFRVGEPMQPWLLRIATNLAFSLFRSRKRRPETPIEPLIEAGMQWGVEDDPAEHLAHAEQKQRVNAAFETLKPEHQAVLTLRVVQDLSYEEIAQSLNIPVGTVMSRLSRARAELKSRLVERTGST encoded by the coding sequence TTGCGCCGCATCGCCGGCTCGGGCACTTTGCCGGGAATGAACGCCACCCCGGAGCGTAGTTCGAGCGGTGAGGCAGGCCACGAGGCCGACCTGATCCGCTCCGCCCAGCGCGGGGACCAGGCCGCCTTCGCGGAACTCGTTCGGCGTTACCAGCGCACCGTGTACCGGTGCGCGTACGCCCTCACGCGGAGCACCGCCGATGCGGACGACCTGTCTCAGGAGACTTTCGTGAGGGCTTACCGCGCGCTCGATCGCTTTCGCGTCGGGGAGCCGATGCAGCCGTGGCTGCTGCGAATCGCCACCAATCTGGCGTTCTCGTTATTTCGATCGCGCAAGCGGCGACCCGAGACGCCGATCGAACCGCTGATCGAAGCTGGAATGCAATGGGGGGTCGAAGACGATCCCGCGGAACATCTGGCGCACGCCGAACAGAAGCAGCGCGTGAACGCCGCGTTCGAAACTCTGAAGCCCGAGCATCAGGCCGTGTTGACGCTGCGGGTGGTGCAGGACCTGTCGTATGAGGAAATCGCTCAGTCGCTCAACATCCCGGTCGGAACCGTGATGTCGCGGCTGTCGCGCGCACGAGCCGAGTTGAAGAGCCGACTCGTCGAAAGGACCGGTAGTACTTGA